Sequence from the Clostridium saccharobutylicum DSM 13864 genome:
TTTTATCAATCTATAAATACATTGCAACTATCTTCATATATGAAAATTAATGAAAATCTAAACTATTTTGAAGATTATGTTGAGTATTACTTATTTCATATGGCTAATAATACTACCAATGATCTACATAAAATAAATTTATCAACTTTAGTTCACCCTTGGATCAAAAAACTTATTAAATTTGATGAAGAAAACAAAGCTGAATTATTTATAACTCTGAAAACTTATTTAGAAAATAACAGGAATGCTAATAACACTTCAAGCAAACTTAATATACACAGAAGTACATTCTTTTATCGTCTTAATAAAATTCAAAATTTGCTTGATACATCATTTGATAATGGTAATAACTTGCTAAAATTAGAACTATCCTTTAAACTATTATCTTACAAATTACATAACTATGGTAAATTAAATGATTGATACAGGAGAAATACATATGAAAAAATATTTACAATCAAAAGTATTTAAAATGGCTTTATCAGCTACAATAGCAATAACTATATCAAATTACATAGGCTTACAATTTGGAGTAACATCAGGAGTAATTGCAATACTTACAATTCAAGATACTAAGAAAGAAGCATTGTTAATTGGAGGGAGAAGAATAATTACATCTACCATAGCGATTCTTTTATCTTTCGTGCTATACATGTTACTTGGTAATAACCCAGTTGTATTTGGATTGTTCTTGCTAATATTTATACCATTAACTAAAGTTTTAAAGATGGAAGAAGGTATGGTTGTCGGTGCAGTACTTTCAACTCATCTTTTAACAAGTGCTAATATCAATGCTTCTTGGATTATAAACGAAGCTAAGCTAACAGTAATAGGTATTGGAGTTGCAATGTTTTTTAACTTCTATACTGCTTCATTGGAAGATGAATTTGAAAAGAATAAAAAAAGAATAGAAGACTGCTATAGAGCATTATTATCTGATATGGCTGTTACGCTAGTTACTCACGCGATACCAGTTTATGAACAAAAACTATTATTGGAAGTTGAAAATCTCGTAAAGAAATCTAAAGATATAGCTAGAGCAATAAATAACAATAAATTATTTAAGAAAAATGATTATTATGTAAATTATATAGACATGAGAATACTTCAATTAGATGCTATGAAAAAAATGAATAGGCATTTCTCAAGGTTTTACATGACTTACGAACAAACTAAGATATTATCAGAATTCACCAATAATGTTGCAATGAATCTTTATGAAGATAATGATTGCATCGAACTGATTGATAAACTGAATTTACTAAGAAAAGATTATGCTAATATGGAACTGCCTAAAAATCGAAATGAATTTGAAAATAGAGCATTACTATTTCAGTTTTTAAATGATTTAGAGGATTTTTTAGTTATAAAAAGAGACTTTAAAAAGTCTGTTAATATAAATAATAAAAATACAAATACTAACGCAGATGATAAGTAAAAAATAATGGAAAATCTACTTGTATTGCTTTAAATATAAGCTTTTTTGCCAAAATATTTTCTACCAATATAAAGACTATTAATAAAGTTTTTCCTGCTGTCGTGTTAATATAACTTAATAATCTAAGTTTCGTCATTTTTAAATAAAAAAAGTATTGACAAAGCAATATATTGAGTTTAGAATTAGATTCAACAAAGACAAAAACAATGATGGAGAGAAGTAAAAAGAATATTCACCCTTAGTGAGTTGGGGATAGTGTGAACCCAGCGGCAGAGTTTTTTTGAATAACACTCCGGAGTTGCAAACTGAAATATTTGTAAACTGTAATTTAAACTAATGTTTTATTTAGGTTCAAATAAACTAGGTGCGCCGTATTTCATGCGTTATTTGAATACCAGTAGTAGCTGGAAAAAAAGAGACCAACATGGTAATTTAGGTGGCACCGCGGATAAGCGTCAATTCGTCCTATTAATAGAACGAATTGACGCTATTTTTATATATCTGAGGGGGTTATTTTAATATGTGTACAATTATGTGTTATACAGGTACAGACATGAAACATGAAAAATTTGCAGGATCATTACAAAGAACTGAGTCAAGAGGACCAGATATGACTGAAATTCTTACTTTGCCATCTGGTATTTTAGGATTTCAAAGACTTGCTATTATGGATTTAAGTTATAGTGGAATGCAGCCATTCACAAGAAAAAAAGATGCATCTATCTGTAACGGTGAAATTTACGGATTCCGTAAACTTAAAGATGAACTAATGGAAAAAGGACATAAGTTTATTTCTGATAGTGATTGTGAAGTACTACTTCCTATGTATTATGAATATGGATTAGATATGTTTGCAAAACTAGATGCAGAATTCGCAACTGTTATCTACGATGGTGAAAATGATACTTTCATTGCAGCAAGAGATCCATTTGGAATTCGTCCACTATTCTACGGTTATTCTGAAAGTGGTAAAATAATGTTTGCAAGTGAAGCAAAAAATTTAGTTGGTCTTACAGACAAGATAATTGCATTTCCACCAGGCCACTATTATGCTGACGG
This genomic interval carries:
- a CDS encoding aromatic acid exporter family protein; its protein translation is MKKYLQSKVFKMALSATIAITISNYIGLQFGVTSGVIAILTIQDTKKEALLIGGRRIITSTIAILLSFVLYMLLGNNPVVFGLFLLIFIPLTKVLKMEEGMVVGAVLSTHLLTSANINASWIINEAKLTVIGIGVAMFFNFYTASLEDEFEKNKKRIEDCYRALLSDMAVTLVTHAIPVYEQKLLLEVENLVKKSKDIARAINNNKLFKKNDYYVNYIDMRILQLDAMKKMNRHFSRFYMTYEQTKILSEFTNNVAMNLYEDNDCIELIDKLNLLRKDYANMELPKNRNEFENRALLFQFLNDLEDFLVIKRDFKKSVNINNKNTNTNADDK
- a CDS encoding PucR family transcriptional regulator, whose product is MFIQQPIVNKIDNLEYAEKRLKHGNFILDKNLLILSIPYKQKYEDYRHNFGLKQIINGLKRILGNCISTYHKDMIIFLISNSHQQVISESIKSSLLEFLKLNNLRCGISFVFENLSYIKDYFYQSINTLQLSSYMKINENLNYFEDYVEYYLFHMANNTTNDLHKINLSTLVHPWIKKLIKFDEENKAELFITLKTYLENNRNANNTSSKLNIHRSTFFYRLNKIQNLLDTSFDNGNNLLKLELSFKLLSYKLHNYGKLND